In Gossypium hirsutum isolate 1008001.06 chromosome D06, Gossypium_hirsutum_v2.1, whole genome shotgun sequence, one genomic interval encodes:
- the LOC107900464 gene encoding telomere repeat-binding protein 4 — MVFKKRLDYGFNAFNVHDVPRAPRSMRRRSQSKWTVQESQFCAFEMLASLAGKLLQESESSASSNASEGHECDSIGKNCFKQEIQYDDKPLKPKCFEQGRCEASVAASELTTENGDDSKDFRCAENNAILECTLTKTDPACSEEINGDLKYGSFLGNVDDHSPYFGESYNGKTENAFKQEQDPTGLDTQALNIANNGPSKDPVKFDRVVKLLSCRDPVPCVPFTRRRNDIKLGSRDDEENFSRFKRLSKRFKASRPPTRTGDRRIRKLLTSKYWKVATKLKDFEHSRFGGKRPLYRKWKTYYNYHRYQYDTLYKQRKIFDRKSITSSPEKDMNGDKCSTAAMSDRVKFSIKSFRIPELYIEVPETATVGSLKRTVMEAVTALIGGGIRVGLLLQGKKVRDDSRTLSQAGISCDDNLDALGFTLEPGPAKAPPTMCSEEPPLLLSYDAAPQNLTSSLATPAVNTGIPNCTSNLALLTNSENPATDHEPVSSKTDMATDQSLLEPRALVPVPVPATNVEALTAVAVNQNFQKSELAQHRIWRPFSISEVEALVQAVEEIGTGRWRDVKLRAFESADHRTYVNLKDKWKTLVHTAKISPQQRRGDPVPQELLDRVLVAHAYWAQHQAKKQQSKHHHHRHGTPSITDTTEADRKGVARVPIGTM, encoded by the exons ATGGTGTTTAAGAAGAGGTTAGATTATGGATTCAATGCCTTCAATGTCCACGATGTACCCCGAGCCCCTCGATCGATGCGG AGGAGGAGTCAAAGTAAGTGGACAGTTCAGGAAAGTCAGTTTTGCGCATTTGAAATGTTAGCTTCTCTAGCTGGGAAGCTACTGCAGGAGAGTGAAAGTTCTGCTTCGAGCAATGCTTCAGAAGGACATGAATGTGATTCTATAGGTAAAAATTGTTTTAAACAGGAAATCCAGTACGATGATAAGCCTTTGAAACCCAAATGTTTTGAGCAAGGAAGGTGTGAAGCAAGCGTTGCTGCCTCAGAGTTGACTACTGAAAATGGTGATGATTCGAAGGACTTTAGATGTGCTGAAAATAATGCCATCTTGGAATGCACTTTGACAAAGACGGATCCTGCTTGCTCAGAGGAAATCAATGGCGATTTAAAGTATGGGAGTTTTCTGGGTAATGTAGATGACCATTCCCCTTATTTTGGGGAGTCGTATAATGGTAAAACTGAGAATGCATTTAAACAAGAGCAAGATCCTACGGGTTTGGATACTCAGGCTCTAAATATTGCTAATAATGGCCCCTCAAAGGATCCCGTTAAGTTTGATAGAGTTGTCAAATTGCTATCATGTCGGGACCCTGTTCCTTGTGTTCCATTTACAAGACGTAGGAATGATATTAAGTTAGGCAGTAGAGATGATGAAGAAAACTTTTCTAGGTTTAAGAGACTTAGCAAGAGGTTTAAGGCTTCTAGACCTCCAACACGTACCGGAGACCGAAGAATAAGGAAGTTGCTGACATCCAAATACTGGAAAGTTGCTACAAAGTTGAAGGATTTTGAACATTCTAGATTTG GAGGAAAAAGGCCTCTGTATCGCAAGTGGAAGACATACTACAACTACCACAGATATCAATATGACACGCTTTATAAACAGAGGAAGATCTTTGACCGTAAAAGCATTACTAGTTCTCCTGAGAAGGATATGAATGGTGATAAGTGTAGCACAGCTGCAATGTCAGATAGAG TGAAATTTAGCATCAAGTCCTTTAGGATTCCAGAACTTTACATCGAGGTGCCCGAAACTGCAACTGTTGGTTCACTGAAG AGGACCGTAATGGAGGCAGTGACAGCCTTAATTGGGGGTGGAATACGTGTCGGGCTACTCCTTCAAGGGAAAAAGGTGAGAGATGACAGCAGAACTCTATCACAGGCTGGTATTTCCTGTGATGATAATCTGGATGCTCTCGGTTTCACTTTGGAGCCTGGTCCTGCAAAAGCTCCTCCAACCATGTGCTCTGAAGAACCACCTCTTTTATTATCATATGACGCCGCCCCACAAAATTTAACAAG CTCTCTGGCCACTCCAGCTGTAAATACTGGCATTCCGAATTGCACATCCAACCTAGCTTTACTGACCAATTCAGAAAATCCTGCGACTGACCATGAACCCGTTTCCTCCAAAACTGACATGGCAACTGATCAAAGTCTGTTGGAGCCAAGGGCTCTGGTTCCGGTTCCAGTTCCAGCAACAAATGTTGAGGCACTAACTGCTGTCGCAGTCAACCAGAATTTCCAAAAATCTGAGCTTGCACAGCATCGAATCTGGAGGCCATTTTCCATATCAGAAGTCGAAGCATTGGTACAGGCAGTTGAGGAGATTGGTACTGGAAG GTGGCGCGATGTTAAATTGCGAGCTTTTGAGAGTGCTGACCATCGGACTTATGTGAATTTGAAG GATAAATGGAAAACACTGGTTCACACAGCGAAGATTTCCCCACAACAACGGCGAGGAGATCCAGTACCTCAGGAACTCCTGGACAGAGTTTTGGTTGCCCATGCTTACTGGGCTCAGCATCAAGCTAAAAAGCAGCAAAGTAAGCATCACCATCATCGTCACGGAACTCCGAGCATCACAGACACCACTGAAGCTGACAGAAAGGGTGTTGCACGTGTCCCAATCGGTACAATGTAA
- the LOC107900465 gene encoding scarecrow-like protein 30, protein MDPSLQGLYSSVDRFRVNDDTLLAISSPNFNNGFKNETFAGIPPLQPATIPINLLPSASVNEPEDYDFSDLVLKYISEMLMEEDMEDKTCMFKESSAALQAAEKSFYEVLGEQYPPSLEPELKYQNHESSNELHGHSCCSCSSADGNLLNLPSNYDLGMQMSLNYSSQANSSHSSGNSAGSLVDGFTDSPVSTPRLPEIFGDSESVIQFRKGFEEASRFLPNRGNLFVDVESDGLFLKEVKEEAKSVVEKVENELLQDGSRGKKKPYPEDVNLYNGRSNKQSLVYTESTVSPEMFDTVLLNCQSVADLQKVLQHETNKNVQQNGQSKGPTGGKARAKKGKRNVVDLRTLLTLCAQAVATDDRRSANELLKQIRQHSSPMGDGMQRLAHYFVDGLEARLAGSGTQSYNPVVTRPTSAANILKAYHLFLAACPFRKLSNFFSDTTIMNLAENAARLHIIDFGILYGFQWPCLIRRLSSRPGGPPKLKITGIDLPQPGFRPAERVEETGRRLANYAEAFKVPFEFNAIAQKWDTIQIEDIKIESGEVLIVNCIYRLRNLLDETVVVESPRNKVLNLMRKLHPDVFILGIVNGAYSAPFFITRFREALFHYSTLFDMLETNVPREIPERMLIEREIFGWEAMNVIACEGAERIERPETYKQWQVRNTRAGFRQLPLDKEMMKTAKERVNTNYHKDFVIDEDNHWLLQGWKGRIVYAHSCWVPAS, encoded by the coding sequence ATGGATCCGTCGTTGCAGGGGCTTTACAGTTCTGTTGATAGATTCAGAGTAAATGATGATACTTTGTTAGCGATATCGAGCCCGAACTTTAATAACGGGTTTAAGAATGAAACTTTTGCTGGTATTCCTCCTTTGCAACCTGCTACGATTCCGATAAATTTGCTGCCTTCTGCAAGTGTGAACGAGCCCGAGGATTATGACTTTAGTGACTTAGTTCTTAAGTACATAAGTGAGATGTTAATGGAAGAAGATATGGAAGATAAGACCTGCATGTTTAAAGAGTCTTCAGCAGCCCTTCAAGCTGCCGAGAAATCATTTTATGAGGTTCTCGGAGAACAGTATCCACCTTCTCTGGAACCCGAATTGAAATATCAAAACCATGAAAGCTCGAATGAACTTCATGGTCATAGTTGTTGCAGTTGTAGTAGTGCTGACGGTAACTTACTCAATCTTCCGTCCAACTATGATTTAGGCATGCAAATGTCTTTAAACTACAGTTCTCAGGCCAATTCATCCCATAGTTCCGGGAACAGTGCTGGTAGTCTCGTAGATGGCTTTACAGATTCTCCGGTGAGTACTCCCCGGCTTCCTGAAATATTTGGTGATAGTGAGTCAGTCATTCAATTCAGAAAAGGGTTTGAGGAAGCAAGTAGGTTCCTTCCGAATCGTGGAAACTTGTTTGTTGATGTAGAGAGTGACGGACTGTTTCTCAAAGAGGTGAAGGAAGAGGCTAAAAGTGTGGTAGAGAAGGTGGAAAATGAGTTATTGCAGGACGGATCGAGGGGAAAGAAGAAGCCTTATCCTGAGGATGTGAATTTATACAACGGCAGGAGTAACAAGCAGTCGTTGGTTTATACTGAATCCACTGTAAGCCCGGAAATGTTTGATACAGTGTTACTGAATTGTCAAAGCGTAGCCGACCTTCAAAAAGTTTTGCAACACGAAACAAACAAGAATGTGCAACAGAACGGACAGTCAAAAGGACCTACAGGTGGGAAGGCACGTGCGAAGAAAGGTAAACGGAATGTGGTGGATTTGAGGACTCTGTTGACTCTTTGTGCACAAGCTGTTGCGACCGATGATCGGAGGAGTGCAAATGAGCTGCTGAAGCAAATCAGGCAGCATTCTTCGCCTATGGGTGATGGGATGCAACGGTTGGCCCACTATTTTGTCGATGGTCTAGAGGCACGCTTAGCTGGCTCCGGGACCCAGAGTTACAATCCTGTTGTCACGAGACCGACATCAGCTGCTAACATTTTGAAAGCTTACCATCTGTTTCTTGCTGCATGCCCTTTTAGGAAGCTCTCGAATTTCTTCTCAGATACGACGATAATGAATCTTGCGGAAAATGCAGCTAGGCTTCATATTATTGACTTCGGTATTCTATATGGCTTCCAATGGCCTTGTCTTATACGGCGTCTCTCATCTAGACCGGGGGGACCGCCTAAACTAAAGATCACAGGGATCGATCTTCCGCAACCTGGTTTCCGGCCAGCAGAAAGGGTTGAGGAGACAGGGCGTCGTCTTGCGAACTATGCTGAGGCTTTCAAAGTTCCGTTCGAGTTCAATGCAATTGCACAAAAATGGGACACCATTCAGATCGAGGACATAAAGATTGAAAGTGGTGAAGTGCTTATTGTAAACTGCATTTACAGGCTTCGGAATCTGCTCGATGAGACTGTGGTTGTGGAGAGTCCGAGGAATAAAGTTCTGAACTTGATGAGGAAATTGCATCCCGATGTTTTCATACTAGGGATCGTGAACGGCGCCTACAGTGCTCCATTCTTTATTACGAGATTCAGGGAGGCTCTCTTCCACTATTCCACTTTATTCGATATGCTCGAGACTAATGTGCCCCGTGAAATTCCGGAACGGATGCTAATCGAGAGAGAGATATTTGGGTGGGAGGCAATGAATGTCATTGCATGCGAAGGTGCTGAAAGAATCGAGAGGCCTGAGACATACAAGCAATGGCAGGTCCGGAATACAAGGGCCGGGTTCAGACAGTTGCCACTGGATAAGGAGATGATGAAAACGGCAAAGGAGAGAGTCAATACAAACTACCACAAGGACTTTGTAATCGACGAGGATAACCATTGGTTGCTTCAAGGGTGGAAGGGACGGATTGTTTATGCACACTCGTGTTGGGTGCCTGCCTCTTAA